A region of the Parasteatoda tepidariorum isolate YZ-2023 chromosome 7, CAS_Ptep_4.0, whole genome shotgun sequence genome:
TTTCAGTTGATTTTATACTAAGAGATAATCGTCTGTAGAATTAAATTTCCATTCCTGGTCtttgtacaaattatttttactaaaaaaattcttaaaaaaatgtttttgctttaggaaaggtattgaattaaatatcttaattttattcaattctatatcaaaaatattttaattttatatatcattgattatattttattatcctttaattaaatagaatcaGTATTGTGCTGAAAAAGGTAGTTTTCCCCTTATTTCGATGAGTTTTACGATGGGAGATaaccatttataaatatataaataaatcattcataatttttaaatatatttcagttttaaagctACAACATAAATCTTggcaaatacaaaatttttaacagattatcatattatttttatataagttatGAACAATACTATTTcacttgtatttttatttgatatgaaaatgaattttacaattgaaaattatttccttatagTAAATTCCGCATGAGTCAGCATGAAGGAGGAAAACGCTAATTTAGTACAATTgaatttctttgataatttataacatttatttgtaacattttaaaataattgcatttattgcGCGActctaagaaaatttaaattttatttaggatCCTGAACGAAGTGCTATTGTTGGATCCAATTTTAGATGGCCAAATGCAACTGTACCATATGCCGTTGATTCATCTCTAggtaataaatcaatattttatttgctttatgataattttaagattaataataatcttattCACTCTTATTCACTACTCACTATACTTTCACTACTACTTTATTCACTACTCACAGACATAAAAACCctaactctttctttttttattatagaatgaCATAcagcaaaaatttgattttattattttttcaaataagcatagatataattttttatgcgtCTTAAGCAAATAGGTGGTGCTATGTTATAAAGatgttataattctttttctaaaagaaattaaaagggCAACTGTATGAATTTTACACTGATAAAAATCTTTGTTATGaccagaaaaatttgaatttatgtagTACAAATGTTGCACAAAATAGTATCTTATAAgtctttttaataaagttatttctaataagaaaaaatttaactaattcacTTCAATTACTAGTTACCGTTTTCtttatctcaaaaacttttttctagtttattcAAACCAAAGTCTAGCCCCTTATTTTGAAATGccttagtttgaaaatataatgtaaataaactcTAAAAGTACTTTACATAATTCTGAATAAATGTCCACAtcattttgtattgaaattatgctattaactaatttatactTCATTTACCCAACTATTTCTATGATATTCATTTAACCTTTCTCTTACTGTACTTATCATTGTGAAGCTATTCTGGTTTACTTATTGTACCAGCCGTAAacaatatgttaaattatatcTATGGGGATTTTTGATACTTTGGATGTAGGaagaaagaattgtttttaactttgtCACGTAAATTCACacgcatttttaaatgtaaaaaattctataaaatctttgaaaaggAACAGAAAACGTTTTTCTTAGTTGTTAAAGAATTTAAGCTACCATCAAACCAAATTTCCGAGAATCTTAGTCTTATCGGACCATTATCATGTTAGGCTCTTTCATCATCATGCCAAGACAAGCTCAAATCACCTGATAACCACCACTCAGCCTGTATTGAACCTGCATAAATTTGTGCAAAACTCAGCAGCTATCCAGATTGAACATACATTTAACTGCCCAAACAGACCTAGATCGATTGGACCAAGATCGAGGTATTCGAATTCTTCCATCCACCCTTTTAAGACTTATGCTAAATCAATATTGAATCCCATGATAAGTCATTATTATAGTTGATCgaaatcaaatttatgattaattatattgtttaaaatgtttcattgttttaaaaatttgatgacaTTGTTCCATTACGcccatttcaattaatttattctttgcttATGAAGGTAACAGACTTGAACTTATTCAGGCAGGAATGGATGAATATCACAAACATACTTGTGTGAAGTTTGTTCGCAGGACAAACGAGCCAGACTATGTCAGACTGTTTCACGGAATTGGGTGAGatcttccttttttattttcttaaactaacaGGAGGATTTTTAATGTACATTATAAGAAAActgtacttatttttaattaatatttcgttACTgcagaaatgaattaaaattgaaatctacCTAATTGCTGTTCAATAAAccaattgttttataaaaagagttaattttCAGCTACTACTAAAATAATCAAGatcacaaatgaaaaattccaGCAATGAAATAAAGGATTTTTCAATTAAGGAGTGTATAGGTTAGACTTTGGtgtaagcaaattaaaaatacatttttaatattaaactggTTTCCATTCCGATAATGGCTCGtttcttaaacaaaagaaaaaaaaattaactatataagaattaaatgaattacaatACAATTACAtccgaaaaagaaatttgcctttaatcattttcatctcaaattttaatctttggttcagattttaaaaaaccttttactTGCTGCTCTATCTGACTTATGATATGTTTGCATGTCTCTGTGGAGTTTCAATCGTTCGTTTAGCATGTGGGAAATTGCTAACTGGAGCGAAGACTAGACAATcgaaactagaatgacgaaattagCCAAACCGACCTCAAGGAGTTGGCCCTCATAGAAGGAAGATCACGGTTTCAAATCCCGGTTCTGTCCGTCCTTGTGCTGTTGGAGTGACGATAATACACTTACATAGTGCCCACgaagaaataattaacaatgGCTAACAACATGTGGAGTCAAACAAATGATTGAGGAAATATTGCTTTACTTTTCACGAAATTCGTTTTCTTACACATCTTAAAGTattgatagttatttcgtcattttGACGATTTGTTCATTTAGGGCATGTGCCAGGAAACAGTTTCGTCAaagaaaatttcgtaaaatttgggtgtaaattttttacagcgtaaataccattaaaagttatccagttaaaagttatttatttttttctttcattttagaaGTACAATTTAtccttatcattttttttaaaaaaatgattaaatatactCCTAAATCACTGCTTGtagagtatattttttaaagtttgtcaaaaataaaattataacaatatacaTATTGTTagtctcaaaaaaatatttaagcttagaaaaaaacaaaagcgcaaatgaAATCTTACATATCATTACTGCGAAGCAGAACTGAAATAATTACAGCATGCTTTATTTCTGTAGGAAACACCTTTAAGTTCATCATTTAatcaaacttgtttttaattttcagttcctttttcttaaacaatgaAGTTTTCTTTAGCGACTTCATGTTTTCTTCTATgtatattaacttttatttttaatgtttggtaaattttttaattcaattttgaaaaaggatTATAAAAGGACATGCAACATTCGTTGCTTATGAAACATCCCgctgaaacataaattaatatgtgCAGTTCAAAGAGACAGTTAATATGAACGattattgaaattcattattgaaaatataaccTTCAGTTCTTTAAATATAACCTTCCTATCTTACTTTATTATCTTGTCTCTAAAAAATAGGTGTTATTCTCAAGTGGGTAGAGTAGGTGGTCCACAGGATTTGTCTCTTGGTCGAGGATGCCACCAGGTTGGTACTGTTGTTCACGAGTTGGGACATGCCCTTGGATTCTACCACGAGCAAAGCAGATCAGACAGAGATTCATATTTGATTCTCTATCTCGAAAATGCATACGTGAGTAAGTATTAGAATGTTTGGTTGTTTTgggtttctttttaattattttatttatttattttttctttgtagaaACAATAAATTGTCATTGCCAAGagttaaataaagtaacaaagTAATAAAGAGCTagattacttaataaattaatacatgaattaaagatatttaattaaattatagctCATGAATTTTAATGTCTTTCATATAAATACTCAAAgaataatttgttacaaaacAATTGAGCCTAGATGGTCTAATGGTTACAACGCTGAACTGCTGTTGCAACGGAGCAGGGTTTGATCCCTGATGGAGGCTTGAAGTACACCCAATTTCAGATCGGTGGGTGGTAGCTCAGTTGAAAAATATAAGGTAATGcgcaataatgaaataataaagctTGTGCGCAATGCTGATTACAATACCGTTGGTCATGAAATTGTGAAGCCTATTCCCCATGACCCTCTGATCTGCAATAGGCAGTTATgggaatgatttatttatagaaaaaaaatactagattCATGTTTAGTGACAGGTTAAATTctaggttaaaattaaaattgtaagtgttcatattaattattcattaaaattcatcaaaattaaaggaaatttttatgctattattgctaaaatgatttaaattttaaattgtgattaaaaaaacgaaattaaaaaaaatatcttaaacattaaaaacattacctttatttaataaaaattttaaaaaaatattttactatttatatatttttcattcattaatttttgttttagttttaataaaattatggacatttccttaaaaaaatatattgaatgtaaaaaataatgtccatatagtttttaatttttcaaacttttgggTTAccaaagaagttatttttattacttcatcTATTAGTAGTTAAATACATGtatcattaatgaaattttgttaacgtatttaatgtaaacaattataactttaaatgtttacctttttttcc
Encoded here:
- the LOC107446539 gene encoding astacin-like metalloprotease toxin 5; the encoded protein is MKSGLYLFGFLAVAFSDVIHLSPEEAEEARLALQNPDLYEGDIVGIDGPFDPERSAIVGSNFRWPNATVPYAVDSSLGNRLELIQAGMDEYHKHTCVKFVRRTNEPDYVRLFHGIGCYSQVGRVGGPQDLSLGRGCHQVGTVVHELGHALGFYHEQSRSDRDSYLILYLENAYVSAQYNFFKLSPYQNILYNDFDYDSIMIYGNTAFSKNGQNTMEARNGQALIDPYTKTEMSKSDIERVNAMYKC